A single window of Acidimicrobiales bacterium DNA harbors:
- a CDS encoding squalene/phytoene synthase family protein has translation MIAVADAYSRCEEITRAEAKNFSYGIRLLPEPKRNAMSAIYALARRIDDVGDGDLPVDDKRSGLAALRTSIDAVAAGGAPDGDDPVFVAVADAARRFPIPVAAFNEIVEGCEHDVDGVVYETMDDTVRYCRLVAGSVGRLSLGVFGTDTPEDSAVIADDLGVALQLTNILRDVVEDRTMGRVYLPADRLAAAGVAPDMSGPAESIVTLVTHTSDLAVTWFARGLPLLDHLDRRSRACVAAMAGIYRRVLERIRRDPEAILSGRVSLPTWEKLVVAGRSLSGMTP, from the coding sequence GTGATCGCCGTGGCCGACGCCTACTCCCGGTGCGAGGAGATCACCCGCGCCGAGGCGAAGAACTTCTCCTACGGAATCCGCCTGCTGCCTGAGCCCAAGCGCAACGCGATGTCTGCGATCTACGCGCTCGCCCGACGCATCGACGACGTCGGGGACGGTGACCTGCCCGTGGACGACAAGCGTTCAGGTCTCGCCGCGCTGCGGACGTCGATCGATGCGGTCGCCGCGGGTGGCGCCCCCGACGGCGACGATCCCGTGTTCGTAGCGGTCGCCGACGCGGCACGCCGATTCCCGATACCGGTGGCGGCGTTCAACGAGATCGTCGAAGGGTGCGAACACGACGTCGACGGCGTCGTCTACGAGACGATGGACGACACGGTGCGTTACTGCCGTCTGGTCGCCGGTTCGGTCGGGCGCCTCTCGCTCGGCGTCTTCGGCACCGACACGCCCGAAGACTCGGCGGTCATCGCCGACGATCTCGGTGTCGCACTCCAGTTGACCAACATCCTGCGTGACGTCGTCGAGGATCGGACCATGGGACGCGTATACCTGCCCGCGGACCGGCTCGCCGCCGCGGGGGTCGCGCCGGACATGTCCGGGCCCGCGGAGTCCATCGTCACGCTCGTGACCCACACGTCGGATCTGGCGGTCACCTGGTTCGCGCGAGGCCTACCGCTGCTCGACCATCTCGACCGTCGCAGCCGGGCGTGCGTGGCGGCGATGGCAGGGATCTACCGCCGGGTTCTCGAACGGATCCGCCGGGACCCCGAGGCGATCCTGTCGGGGCGTGTTTCGCTGCCGACATGGGAGAAGCTCGTCGTCGCCGGGCGCTCGCTGTCGGGGATGACGCCGTGA
- the hpnC gene encoding squalene synthase HpnC, translating to MSVTQQAARAFDDVVDEAAVMSQARAENFPVAMKLLPAGTRDDLLAIYGYARLVDDLGDEVAGDRFAALDWAEQQLDAAIAGRADHGVFVALEATIARHGLARKPFADLIEANRLDQVKVRYDTWDELRHYCTLSADPVGRLVLAVFGVDDLRRRTWSDMVCTGLQLVEHLQDVGEDYDAGRIYLPVTDMDRFGCVESDLDADTAGVALRRVVAYETFRARELLRRGSRLVASLRRKRRLAIAGFVAGGHAALDAIEAADHDVLGADVTPRPHRLGARLVESLVKAPMGTADR from the coding sequence GTGAGCGTCACACAACAGGCCGCACGCGCCTTCGACGACGTCGTCGACGAAGCGGCCGTGATGTCGCAGGCCCGCGCGGAGAACTTCCCGGTCGCGATGAAGCTTCTCCCCGCCGGTACCCGCGACGATCTCCTGGCCATCTACGGTTACGCCCGCCTCGTCGACGATCTCGGCGACGAGGTCGCCGGCGACCGGTTCGCTGCGCTCGACTGGGCGGAGCAGCAACTGGACGCCGCGATCGCCGGTCGGGCCGATCACGGCGTGTTCGTCGCTCTCGAGGCGACCATCGCCCGTCACGGCCTCGCCCGCAAGCCCTTCGCCGACCTCATCGAGGCGAACCGACTCGACCAGGTCAAGGTGCGCTACGACACCTGGGACGAGCTGCGTCACTACTGCACGTTGTCGGCGGACCCGGTGGGACGGCTCGTCCTGGCCGTGTTCGGAGTGGACGATCTGCGCCGGCGCACCTGGAGCGACATGGTCTGCACCGGGCTGCAGCTCGTGGAGCACCTCCAGGACGTGGGCGAGGACTACGACGCCGGACGGATCTACCTCCCTGTCACCGACATGGACCGCTTCGGCTGCGTGGAGTCCGATCTCGACGCCGACACGGCCGGTGTCGCCCTGCGGCGGGTCGTCGCGTACGAGACGTTCCGCGCCCGTGAGCTGCTGCGGCGCGGGTCGAGACTGGTGGCGTCGCTGCGCCGTAAGCGTCGCCTCGCCATCGCGGGTTTCGTCGCCGGAGGTCACGCGGCCCTCGACGCCATCGAAGCAGCGGACCACGACGTCCTCGGAGCCGACGTGACGCCCCGTCCCCACCGCCTCGGCGCCCGTCTCGTCGAGTCGCTGGTGAAGGCCCCGATGGGGACGGCCGACCGGTGA
- a CDS encoding TetR family transcriptional regulator: MDEETFGIGELVDRTGVPATSIHHYRRIGLLPAPLRESSNRFLYDERHERAVRLIRLLRERRRMPLSEIASVLPRFLAADQLPADLADGVVTHDDADERTAHELVEVAADAFSSRSFGEVTIGELCERAGIGKGTFYRHFASKEAVFLRAVEMVVERSIEDFAVHVADSGNEPDMSASAEIFADMLRPGLPLLLELAKRSVQAEAGYEDEARRVFRGLADRLGRTMRDDDQAYLVGGSLILDAVVHVFYGLVGGTDDE; the protein is encoded by the coding sequence ATGGACGAAGAGACCTTCGGAATCGGCGAACTGGTCGACCGCACCGGTGTCCCGGCGACCTCGATCCACCACTACCGGCGGATCGGGCTGTTGCCTGCGCCGCTGCGCGAGTCCTCGAACCGATTCCTCTACGACGAGCGGCACGAACGCGCTGTGAGGCTGATACGTCTGCTTCGCGAACGGCGCCGGATGCCTCTGTCGGAGATCGCGTCCGTGCTCCCGAGGTTTCTCGCAGCCGATCAACTGCCGGCCGATCTGGCCGATGGCGTCGTCACCCATGACGACGCGGACGAGCGGACCGCGCACGAACTCGTCGAGGTGGCGGCCGACGCCTTCTCGTCGCGCAGCTTCGGCGAGGTCACGATCGGGGAACTGTGTGAGCGTGCCGGCATCGGCAAGGGGACCTTCTACCGTCACTTCGCCTCGAAGGAGGCGGTCTTCCTGAGAGCCGTGGAGATGGTGGTCGAGCGTTCCATCGAGGACTTCGCGGTCCACGTCGCGGATTCGGGCAACGAGCCCGACATGAGCGCGTCGGCGGAGATCTTCGCGGACATGTTGCGGCCGGGTCTGCCGCTGCTGTTGGAGCTGGCGAAACGCTCCGTCCAGGCCGAAGCCGGCTACGAGGACGAGGCCCGTCGGGTGTTTCGGGGCCTCGCCGACCGCCTCGGCCGAACGATGCGCGACGACGACCAGGCCTACCTCGTCGGTGGGAGTCTCATCCTCGACGCGGTGGTCCACGTGTTCTACGGCCTCGTCGGCGGGACCGACGACGAATGA
- a CDS encoding fumarylacetoacetate hydrolase family protein, with translation MRLIAYSTPDGPVLGTVNGDTVTPVGPVDRVYERLASTGRAVLAERAGPDVALDGLTIVPPVPSDARVFCLGLNYRAHIAETGASQPAAPNIFGRWRSTLVGPGAEIPVPPGEVGLDWEAELAAIVGAPLLDVDAADAQQAVLGYTCFNDVSARTFQKAVPQFTVGKNADASGPIGPVVVTPDELGDPYDLAISCRVDGETMQSGSTGQMILRVPETLAYISRCLTLRPGDVLATGTPEGVGFARTPPVLMGPGQSVEVEIEGIGVLANRIVAR, from the coding sequence ATGCGTCTCATCGCCTACTCGACCCCCGACGGGCCGGTGCTCGGCACGGTGAACGGGGACACCGTCACCCCGGTCGGTCCCGTAGACCGCGTCTACGAACGTCTCGCGAGCACCGGGCGGGCCGTCCTCGCCGAGAGGGCGGGGCCCGACGTGGCCCTCGACGGCCTCACGATCGTGCCGCCCGTGCCCTCGGACGCGCGGGTGTTCTGTCTGGGGTTGAACTACCGGGCCCACATTGCCGAGACCGGTGCCAGCCAGCCCGCCGCGCCCAACATCTTCGGGCGTTGGCGTTCGACGCTCGTGGGGCCGGGAGCGGAGATCCCGGTGCCCCCCGGTGAGGTCGGACTGGACTGGGAGGCCGAGCTCGCGGCGATCGTGGGCGCACCTCTCCTCGACGTGGATGCCGCCGACGCGCAGCAGGCGGTTCTGGGCTACACGTGCTTCAACGATGTCAGCGCACGGACCTTCCAGAAGGCCGTTCCCCAGTTCACCGTCGGCAAGAACGCAGATGCCTCCGGGCCGATAGGTCCCGTCGTGGTGACCCCCGACGAACTCGGCGACCCCTATGACCTCGCCATCTCGTGCCGGGTCGACGGTGAGACGATGCAGTCCGGTTCGACCGGGCAGATGATCCTGCGTGTGCCCGAGACCCTCGCGTACATCTCGCGTTGTCTGACGTTGCGCCCCGGTGACGTGTTGGCCACGGGTACCCCCGAGGGCGTCGGCTTCGCCCGCACGCCGCCGGTGCTGATGGGGCCGGGCCAGTCGGTGGAGGTCGAGATCGAGGGCATCGGCGTGCTGGCGAACCGCATCGTCGCGCGCTGA
- a CDS encoding heavy metal translocating P-type ATPase, translated as MTDVGDVATHPGTEHVELDLDGMTCAGCAAHIEKGLNSVPGTVATVNFALEVASVDFDPTRVEVADLLAAVDASGYHARVPAPPGGSEPSAEDGASHAAPTDELGRRVLVVGLLAVPTIVLSMVPVAQFDNWQWLVFALASPVVVWGAWPFHSSALKALRHRTATMDTLVSLGVTAAWGLSLYSLFGGAAGDPGFGMGFSLDVSRGAAGDEIYLEAAAGVTFFILLGRWFEHRAKAAAGDAIRSLLQLGAADVAVLRADGTEERIAVERLVVGDRFVVRPGEKIATDGTVESGTSAVDESMLTGESVPVEVTSGDAVTGATTNVGGRLIVRATRVGADTELARIAQLVRRAQTSKAAVQRLADRIAAVFVPAVVAVAVATTVGWLVAGDGAGFALTTGVSVLVIACPCALGLATPVALMVGTGRGARMGIIISGVEALETTRRADTVVLDKTGTVTEGRMGVVDVVTADGVTRGELLSAAGAVEDASEHPVAAAVVEAARAEGLTLSPVESFTSRAGLGVSGVVDGRAVVVGRPAMLAADWSLALPVDLAEACDEATGAGRTVVAVGVDGEIAGLVVVADTVKPTSRAAVAALRELGLEPFLVTGDNAAVARSVAESVGIEEIRAEVLPEDKVSVVEELRGQGRVVAMVGDGVNDAAALATADLGLAMGTGTAAAIDAADLTLVRGDLRAAADAIVLSRRTLRTIRQNLVWAFGYNVAAIPLAVAGLLNPLVAGAAMAMSSVSVVVNSLRLRRVHSMWDDASSG; from the coding sequence ATGACCGATGTAGGAGATGTCGCCACCCATCCGGGGACGGAGCACGTCGAGCTCGATCTGGACGGCATGACCTGCGCCGGGTGCGCCGCACACATCGAGAAGGGACTCAACTCGGTCCCAGGAACCGTCGCCACCGTCAACTTCGCCCTCGAGGTCGCGTCCGTCGACTTCGACCCCACCCGGGTCGAAGTCGCCGATCTTCTCGCCGCCGTCGACGCCTCGGGCTATCACGCCCGGGTCCCGGCGCCCCCCGGTGGTTCCGAGCCGTCTGCCGAAGACGGCGCGTCGCACGCGGCGCCAACGGACGAGTTGGGACGCCGGGTGCTCGTTGTCGGCCTCCTGGCCGTGCCGACCATCGTGTTGTCGATGGTGCCCGTCGCCCAGTTCGACAACTGGCAGTGGCTCGTCTTCGCGCTCGCCTCCCCGGTCGTTGTCTGGGGGGCGTGGCCGTTCCACTCCTCGGCCCTCAAGGCGCTGCGTCACCGCACCGCGACGATGGACACCCTCGTCTCGCTCGGGGTCACCGCGGCCTGGGGGCTGTCGTTGTACTCCCTGTTCGGCGGGGCCGCAGGGGATCCCGGTTTCGGCATGGGATTCTCCCTGGACGTCTCCCGGGGCGCCGCGGGCGACGAGATCTACCTCGAGGCCGCCGCGGGAGTGACCTTCTTCATCCTCCTCGGTCGTTGGTTCGAGCATCGGGCGAAGGCAGCCGCGGGCGACGCGATCCGTTCCCTCCTGCAACTCGGCGCCGCCGACGTGGCCGTCCTGCGTGCCGACGGGACCGAGGAGCGGATCGCAGTCGAGCGACTCGTCGTCGGCGACCGGTTCGTCGTGCGTCCGGGTGAGAAGATCGCCACCGACGGCACCGTCGAGTCGGGCACCTCCGCCGTGGACGAGTCGATGCTCACCGGTGAGTCTGTTCCCGTCGAGGTCACCTCCGGCGACGCCGTGACGGGGGCGACCACCAATGTCGGTGGGCGACTGATCGTCCGGGCGACCCGCGTGGGTGCAGACACGGAGCTGGCCCGAATCGCGCAGCTGGTGCGGCGCGCGCAGACATCCAAGGCCGCCGTCCAGCGTCTCGCCGATCGCATCGCCGCAGTCTTCGTGCCCGCCGTGGTCGCGGTGGCCGTGGCGACCACGGTCGGCTGGCTCGTGGCGGGGGACGGGGCCGGCTTCGCCCTGACGACGGGTGTCTCGGTGCTCGTGATCGCCTGCCCGTGCGCTCTCGGGCTGGCCACCCCGGTCGCGCTGATGGTCGGCACCGGTCGTGGCGCACGCATGGGCATCATCATCTCGGGGGTCGAGGCGCTCGAGACCACGCGGCGCGCCGACACGGTCGTCCTCGACAAGACCGGAACGGTGACCGAGGGCCGCATGGGCGTGGTCGACGTCGTCACCGCCGACGGTGTGACCCGGGGGGAGCTCCTGTCCGCTGCGGGCGCGGTGGAAGACGCATCTGAACACCCCGTGGCCGCCGCCGTGGTCGAGGCCGCCCGGGCGGAGGGGCTGACCCTGTCGCCCGTCGAGTCCTTCACGAGCCGTGCCGGTCTCGGTGTCTCGGGGGTGGTCGACGGGCGCGCCGTGGTCGTGGGGCGTCCGGCGATGCTCGCGGCGGACTGGTCGCTTGCCCTCCCGGTGGACCTGGCCGAGGCGTGCGATGAGGCCACCGGGGCGGGTCGGACCGTCGTGGCGGTCGGCGTCGACGGTGAGATCGCAGGGTTGGTCGTCGTCGCCGACACCGTGAAGCCGACGAGCCGGGCCGCTGTCGCGGCGTTGCGTGAGCTCGGCCTCGAGCCGTTTCTCGTGACCGGCGACAACGCCGCCGTCGCCCGGTCGGTGGCGGAGTCGGTGGGCATCGAAGAGATCCGCGCCGAGGTCCTCCCCGAGGACAAGGTGAGCGTCGTCGAGGAGTTGCGCGGGCAAGGGCGGGTCGTCGCGATGGTCGGCGACGGTGTCAACGACGCTGCGGCGCTCGCCACGGCCGACCTCGGCCTTGCGATGGGTACGGGTACCGCAGCGGCCATCGACGCGGCCGACCTGACGCTCGTGCGGGGCGACCTGCGTGCAGCCGCTGATGCGATAGTCCTCTCCCGCCGCACGCTGCGCACGATCCGCCAGAACCTCGTGTGGGCATTCGGGTACAACGTCGCTGCGATCCCCCTCGCGGTGGCCGGCCTGTTGAACCCGCTCGTGGCCGGCGCGGCCATGGCGATGTCGAGCGTGTCGGTCGTCGTGAACTCCCTGCGTCTGCGCCGGGTCCACTCGATGTGGGACGACGCGTCTTCCGGGTAG
- a CDS encoding metal-sensitive transcriptional regulator, which produces MASNTQGSVSTTKSPTRPKPGYSTTREEHLARLRRIEGQVRGLQRMIDEDTYCIDVMTQISSVTKALQRVGLGLLDEHVRHCVLEAAARSPEEGDEKVHEVVAAVERLLRS; this is translated from the coding sequence ATGGCTTCGAACACCCAGGGGTCCGTTTCGACGACGAAGTCCCCCACACGACCCAAACCGGGCTACTCGACGACGCGCGAGGAGCACCTCGCGAGGTTGCGCCGTATCGAGGGTCAGGTGCGGGGACTTCAACGGATGATCGACGAGGACACCTACTGCATCGACGTCATGACCCAGATCTCCTCGGTCACGAAGGCACTCCAGCGGGTCGGACTCGGCCTGCTCGACGAGCACGTCCGACACTGCGTCCTCGAGGCCGCCGCCCGTAGCCCCGAAGAGGGCGACGAGAAGGTCCACGAGGTCGTCGCCGCCGTCGAGCGCCTACTGCGCAGCTGA
- a CDS encoding amidohydrolase family protein — protein sequence MTTIAVERVITPMGVRTGAEVEVHGTLIDSVRPATGAVEPWTLIPGLIDLQVNGIGGIDVWSAHGSDWDHLDAALARQGVTAWLPTLTSRPLADYPRALEAITEAALRDGRGRPAILGAHLEGPFLGHRTGAHDDAAVVAVDLGWIRDLPDNVRLVTLGPEREGALDAISALSATAVIVALGHTEADIATMTAAVDAGASMVTHLYNAMSPFHHRAPGPVGVALTDPRLTTSLIADGIHVEPVAIKLAFAAKGHGRVVLVSDQVAGAPDAGAVRLADGTLAGATASLADGVRFAVTRCGIPLDIAVHAASTTPAALMGDGSRGRVEAGARADLVALDADLEVAAVWIGGERVSLD from the coding sequence ATGACGACGATCGCGGTCGAGCGGGTCATCACCCCGATGGGCGTCCGCACCGGCGCCGAAGTCGAGGTGCACGGCACCCTCATCGACTCCGTGCGGCCCGCCACCGGAGCAGTCGAGCCCTGGACCCTGATACCGGGGCTGATCGACCTGCAGGTCAACGGGATCGGCGGGATCGACGTGTGGAGCGCCCACGGGTCCGACTGGGACCACCTCGACGCCGCGCTCGCGCGCCAGGGGGTCACCGCCTGGCTCCCGACGCTCACCTCGCGCCCCCTGGCGGACTATCCCCGGGCGCTGGAGGCGATCACCGAGGCGGCACTCCGTGACGGACGGGGGCGCCCCGCCATCCTGGGCGCCCACCTCGAGGGTCCGTTCCTGGGGCACCGCACCGGCGCCCACGACGATGCAGCCGTCGTCGCCGTCGACCTCGGCTGGATACGCGACCTCCCCGACAACGTCCGGCTCGTCACCCTCGGCCCGGAGCGTGAAGGCGCCCTCGATGCGATCTCCGCGTTGAGCGCCACCGCTGTGATCGTCGCCCTCGGCCACACCGAGGCCGATATCGCCACCATGACGGCTGCCGTGGACGCCGGGGCTTCGATGGTCACGCACCTCTACAACGCGATGAGCCCGTTCCACCATCGCGCCCCGGGACCGGTCGGCGTCGCGCTGACCGACCCCCGCCTGACCACGTCGCTCATCGCGGACGGCATCCATGTCGAGCCGGTGGCGATCAAGCTCGCGTTCGCCGCCAAGGGGCACGGCCGGGTCGTCCTCGTCAGCGACCAGGTTGCGGGGGCGCCCGATGCAGGCGCGGTACGCCTCGCCGATGGGACCCTCGCCGGGGCCACCGCCTCACTCGCCGACGGAGTGCGCTTCGCGGTGACCCGCTGCGGCATCCCGCTCGACATCGCCGTCCACGCCGCGTCGACGACGCCGGCTGCGCTCATGGGCGACGGGAGCCGCGGACGGGTGGAGGCCGGCGCGCGCGCGGACCTCGTCGCGCTGGACGCGGACCTGGAGGTTGCCGCGGTGTGGATTGGCGGCGAGCGCGTCAGCCTCGACTGA
- a CDS encoding class II glutamine amidotransferase: protein MSDLLGLSFDGPASPAISMSDDPWPLASGPDWRSGWGIAWYPVGELAAAVVKDPVSTGSDVMSAVLRDWDRFRSTIFVCHLRGAAKRAAHRDTHPFLRAYGGRTWSIAHNGDLRGDLGARLPIHGPEFEPIGQTDTERLFGWLLSCARDAGAATLSEFGYDRLADLFAEANELGTLNVVLSDGLDLIAYQDRSGHNPMSWRRRVPPHAAHVLERNGITLDLSGPLDENRTALVVSTEPLDDGEWTTMAPGQLLVIRRGAIHYDTGALTDPVPVLADAHEMPDPGLHTPGVTAAPVAAQRRPPERLLEVNHRTTYTYDEPVVRSSHRFRLVPVRDRDQRIQLHSLEMSVDGVRTDWEDVFGNDVAGYEIEDPFTEFSIVARSIVRVRELEDPSRRADRPTIPLVWMPWQRQMMLPYLLPPELPEIQLLELSELATGFAERNRNDLWATLEDMNVTIHRDFTYHPGATTLATTPWEVYTKRAGVCQDFANLLICLARLTGIPARYRTGYIYTGADYENTMQSEASHAWVEVYLPHLGWRGLDPTNGCVVGPDHVRVACGRNYIDATPTAGTIHRGGGAESLHVEVRVEPLDPGPPIEW from the coding sequence ATGAGCGACCTGTTGGGCCTGTCCTTCGACGGCCCGGCGTCCCCGGCGATCTCGATGTCGGACGATCCGTGGCCGCTCGCGAGCGGACCCGACTGGCGCAGCGGCTGGGGCATCGCCTGGTATCCGGTGGGTGAGCTCGCGGCTGCCGTCGTGAAAGACCCGGTCTCCACGGGCTCCGACGTGATGTCGGCCGTTCTTCGGGACTGGGACAGGTTCCGCTCGACGATTTTCGTATGTCACCTGCGCGGCGCCGCGAAGCGGGCGGCGCACCGTGACACGCACCCCTTCCTGCGGGCGTACGGCGGGCGGACCTGGTCCATCGCCCACAACGGAGACCTGCGCGGGGATCTCGGCGCGAGGCTCCCGATCCACGGCCCGGAGTTCGAGCCGATCGGTCAGACGGACACCGAGCGGCTCTTCGGCTGGCTGTTGTCGTGTGCCCGTGACGCCGGCGCAGCGACTCTCTCGGAGTTCGGCTACGACCGCCTCGCGGACCTCTTCGCCGAGGCCAACGAGCTCGGCACCCTCAACGTGGTGTTGTCCGACGGCCTGGACCTGATCGCCTATCAGGACCGATCCGGACACAACCCGATGAGCTGGCGACGCCGTGTGCCGCCCCACGCCGCCCACGTCCTCGAGCGCAACGGGATCACCCTCGACCTCTCGGGCCCTCTCGACGAGAACCGTACGGCGCTCGTCGTGTCCACCGAACCCCTCGACGACGGCGAGTGGACGACGATGGCCCCCGGACAACTTCTCGTGATCCGGCGCGGTGCGATCCACTACGACACGGGTGCGCTGACGGATCCGGTTCCGGTCCTCGCCGACGCCCACGAGATGCCCGACCCCGGCCTGCACACGCCTGGCGTCACAGCGGCGCCGGTGGCCGCTCAGCGTCGCCCACCGGAGCGGCTTCTCGAGGTCAACCACCGCACCACGTACACCTACGACGAGCCGGTCGTGCGCAGCTCGCACCGCTTCCGCCTGGTGCCCGTGCGTGACCGCGATCAGCGCATCCAACTGCACTCGCTGGAGATGAGCGTGGACGGTGTCCGCACGGACTGGGAAGACGTCTTCGGCAACGACGTGGCGGGCTACGAGATCGAGGACCCGTTCACCGAGTTCTCGATCGTGGCCCGGTCCATCGTGCGCGTCCGGGAACTGGAGGACCCCTCGCGGCGGGCGGACCGTCCGACGATCCCCCTGGTCTGGATGCCGTGGCAGCGCCAGATGATGTTGCCGTACCTGCTGCCTCCGGAGCTGCCTGAGATCCAACTCCTCGAGCTCTCCGAACTGGCCACCGGCTTCGCCGAGCGGAACCGCAACGACCTGTGGGCGACCCTGGAGGACATGAACGTCACGATCCACCGTGACTTCACCTACCACCCGGGCGCGACGACGCTCGCGACGACGCCGTGGGAGGTCTATACGAAGCGTGCGGGCGTCTGTCAGGACTTCGCGAACCTCCTGATCTGCCTCGCCCGGCTCACGGGAATCCCGGCCCGCTACCGGACCGGCTACATCTACACCGGCGCCGACTACGAGAACACGATGCAGTCAGAGGCGTCCCACGCCTGGGTGGAGGTCTATCTGCCCCACCTCGGGTGGAGGGGACTGGACCCGACCAACGGCTGTGTCGTCGGCCCGGATCACGTTCGGGTGGCATGCGGGCGCAACTACATCGACGCGACTCCGACGGCGGGGACCATCCACCGCGGTGGCGGCGCCGAGTCCCTCCACGTCGAGGTAAGGGTCGAGCCGCTCGATCCGGGGCCCCCCATCGAGTGGTGA
- a CDS encoding pyridoxamine 5'-phosphate oxidase family protein yields the protein MSEIDRRTGMETLSEDECWSLMKKTAVGRLAVSIGGVPDIFPVNYVVDGRSIVVNTAPGTKLAAAVFGEGVAFEVDSVDEDRKLGWSIVIQGTGTEIEKLDDLMDAESLDVEPWADGYKGRFLRIDTDRISGRRIPGHD from the coding sequence ATGAGTGAGATCGACCGGCGGACGGGCATGGAGACCCTCTCTGAGGACGAGTGCTGGTCCCTGATGAAGAAGACGGCGGTCGGCCGCCTGGCCGTCTCGATCGGTGGCGTTCCCGACATCTTCCCCGTGAACTACGTCGTCGACGGTCGCTCGATCGTCGTGAACACGGCGCCGGGGACCAAGCTCGCCGCTGCGGTCTTCGGCGAGGGCGTCGCATTCGAGGTCGACTCCGTCGACGAGGACAGGAAGCTCGGCTGGAGCATCGTGATCCAGGGCACCGGCACCGAGATCGAGAAACTGGACGATCTCATGGACGCCGAGAGCCTCGACGTCGAACCGTGGGCCGACGGGTACAAGGGTCGCTTCCTGCGGATCGACACGGACCGCATCAGCGGCCGACGCATCCCGGGTCACGACTGA
- a CDS encoding SDR family oxidoreductase, whose translation MTPAPVHDLNGHCAVVTGGAHGIGRALVEALAEQGARVVVADVDLTAAQNLADAVGGLAVRCDVAEESDVTGLVTAATEAFGPVELFCSNAGIADPADGLWSTPEEFRRITDVNLLAHVWAARAVLPGMVARGRGSLLQTLSAAGLITGPMGPGYTLTKHGALGFAEWVALNYRNRGIHVTCLCPAGVWTAMSGHPDEVRNADAPPSEGGAPTMADFVEPRLCAEVALRALAERRFLALPHPTVGDEFHARARDYDAWLASSAVPCDEHPQQ comes from the coding sequence GTGACTCCAGCGCCGGTCCATGACCTGAACGGGCATTGCGCGGTCGTCACCGGCGGAGCGCACGGCATCGGTCGCGCCCTCGTCGAGGCGCTCGCCGAACAGGGTGCGAGGGTCGTCGTTGCCGACGTCGACCTGACGGCCGCGCAGAACCTCGCCGACGCGGTGGGAGGACTCGCCGTCCGCTGCGACGTCGCCGAGGAGTCCGACGTGACCGGCCTCGTGACGGCCGCGACCGAGGCGTTCGGTCCCGTCGAGCTGTTCTGCTCCAATGCAGGCATCGCCGACCCCGCCGACGGACTGTGGAGCACTCCCGAGGAGTTCCGTCGCATCACCGACGTCAACCTCCTCGCCCATGTGTGGGCTGCACGAGCGGTGCTTCCCGGAATGGTCGCACGCGGACGCGGGAGTCTCCTGCAGACGCTGTCGGCCGCAGGACTCATCACCGGTCCGATGGGTCCGGGCTACACGCTCACCAAACACGGCGCACTCGGGTTCGCCGAATGGGTGGCGCTCAACTACCGCAACCGGGGCATCCACGTGACGTGCCTGTGCCCGGCCGGGGTGTGGACCGCGATGTCGGGCCATCCCGACGAGGTTCGAAACGCCGATGCTCCACCGTCCGAAGGAGGGGCACCCACGATGGCCGACTTCGTCGAGCCACGCCTGTGTGCGGAGGTGGCACTGCGCGCACTCGCCGAACGACGGTTCCTTGCACTCCCGCATCCCACCGTCGGTGATGAGTTCCATGCCAGGGCACGGGACTACGACGCATGGCTCGCGTCCTCGGCGGTTCCATGCGACGAGCACCCACAGCAGTAG
- a CDS encoding universal stress protein produces MYDKIVLGTDGSERSRRALDHAVGLCQATGATLHLVQGLGSPVVMAGTEGAIAAASIADEGTISEVAHHLEEFVAPIRELGVSVEIHVRPQAGARAILTLAEEIDADLIVVGNRGMTSASRFILGSVPNSISHHAPCSVLIVDTRDPE; encoded by the coding sequence ATGTACGACAAGATCGTTCTGGGAACTGACGGCTCGGAGAGGTCCCGCCGGGCCCTCGACCACGCCGTCGGCCTCTGCCAGGCCACCGGCGCGACGCTGCACCTCGTGCAGGGACTCGGCAGTCCGGTCGTGATGGCCGGCACCGAGGGCGCGATCGCCGCCGCGTCGATCGCCGACGAGGGGACCATCAGCGAGGTGGCCCACCATCTCGAGGAGTTCGTCGCTCCCATCCGCGAACTCGGGGTGTCGGTCGAGATCCACGTCCGGCCGCAGGCCGGCGCCAGGGCGATCCTCACACTCGCCGAGGAGATCGATGCCGACCTCATCGTCGTCGGCAACCGGGGAATGACCTCGGCGAGCCGGTTCATCCTCGGCTCCGTACCGAACTCGATCAGCCATCACGCCCCGTGCTCGGTACTGATCGTCGACACCCGCGACCCGGAGTGA